The Anomalospiza imberbis isolate Cuckoo-Finch-1a 21T00152 chromosome Z, ASM3175350v1, whole genome shotgun sequence genomic interval TGTACTCCTGACACAGCACAGGTAGGTCTGTAAGTACATGAACTGGATGCACTTTCTTCATATTACTCACTACTGCATATAGAGCAGGAAGCATACTGCTTAGCAAGATAAAAGGAACAAGATACAGAAAGAGTTCAGACAGCCTTTTGTGAAGACAGTGTAATTctcttaatttcaaattctTCCAGTGAACTGTGGCCTCTTATGTACATTCATTTTCCAGTAAGGGTGCTAACACCTCCAGTTCAGTAATAAATATGTAATTATTTCCCTGCATTTGTCAAGaaacaggaagagaaaactGTTTATGTCTCAGAAGCATTTGTGTTCCATCTCATCTAGAGCTGGAGTAAACTCTCCCTCCACTCCTTAATGAAACATATGTTAATATACATTGCTATTTTAGCTTGGTCCTCTGAAATACTATCACAAAACATCCTACTTTTATTGCTCTCCAAACAAATGTGTCATTAGGTAAATTTTACTCTACCCATTTAGAGATTACAGCTACAGTTGTCATGCTTATAATTAATTGTTAGGAATATCATCTTTGTTATGTGAAGCCAGGCAAGTTGAACTATCAAGTCGAACTACTTTTGAAGTGCAtgtaaaagaacaaaagaaagcaCTCAACTCAAATGtgttataaaaaaaatcttatttagaTGTCTTAAAAAATACAAGGCACATTTTATAAAATCAAATAGCTATCCATCAAAACTTTGTTGTATATCCCCATATAAGATCATGTACTGGCAAATGTTAAGTAACAGTGGATAATCTCAACTAACATTTTATCCCAACACTAGCTGATGAGATCAGCTTGTCAACTCAAACAGGGTAACATTATAGGTTTTTGCTATGTTAATATTTACAGCACAGTAACTTGGAAAACAATACATAAATTATATTATACCAAAGATAATAAGCAGTCTAATCCAAGATGGTGAAATGGATTCTCCTCTACTTCTCTCTACAGCTTCAAATGATGTTCAGTGTAAGCAGGTACACAGAGCAAGATCCTATACACACAATCTGTTCAGATGCTTAATACATTACAGTTGCAGttaaacaaaacagatttttctggtaattaaaaattctaaaaaaactGCATAATATTCCAgagaaattttgctttttagcAACTTTTATATTCAACATGAATGTCTTCAGCCTCACTTCTAGGTCAGCAGCATTTTTGCACAACATCTgaaatgtcttctttttttttccccctgtttccCAGGAAGATTTATCTGCTTATGATTTCTACACAGAACAACTGTCAATTCCAAATTCCAGACTTCAATGTAATTAAAATGCAGAAGTGTTTCTTCAGACTCTCTTGTACAAAATAAGTCTATTGTCACTCACATCCTTTCACCAGTAATAACAAAAGTTCATTTTTCTAACATTAAACTCAGTAGGTTGATTTATTGGTCCTACTTGAGTTTGAAGAATAAGAATTTGATTTCTTGGGGTACCTGCTTGATGAGAGAGACACTTGCATCCTCTGTGTAGTTCGCACACTTCGGCAAAGAAGAGCATATTTAAGGTTGTCTCTGAAGTCTTTTGAAATATAATAATAGATGAATGGATCAATACAACTATTCAAAATGGAAAGACACAGTGCAGTTATGTACCACACATAGAGATGGCTCTGGCTGTAGGCCTTGAGGAGTGAATAGTGCACAATAATCAGCACATTGCTAGGTGTAAAACAGATGAGATACATGGACAAGACAACAATAATGAGTTTGACTGCTCGTTTTCGTTTCTTCCCAGTGCTTACATCTATGATGGAAGCACTCAGGGTCTTAATCATTAGAATGTATGCAACAGCAGTGATGATAGCTGGGATTAAGAAGAGTCCAGTTGCAAGTGAGAGGAAATAACTGAACATGTCATGAGCCGAAACATTTTCAGGCAACACATCATGGCAGGTTGTGATGTTAAGATTTGAAATATATGCTGTCTGATTAACAAGATACAATGGTATGGTGCCCAACAAAATCAGTATCCAGATAGCAATGGAGATGCCCAAAGcaatttctgatttcttttttgaaTGCACTATGGGGTTCACTACAACCCAATACCGTTGTACACTGAGACATGTCATGAAGAGGATGGAACAGTACATATTTCCAtagaaaaacccaacaaatacTTTGCAGAGACCTTCACCAAATAGCCAGTTATTGCCATTTAGATGGTATGAAATCTTCAGTGGGAACCAGACAACAAAAAGAAGGTCTGCCAATGCCAAGTTAACCATATAAATCACAGCTGGATGTTTCTTCTTTGTGCGGAAAAAAAAGACCCAGAGGGCCATGGCATTGCTTGGCAAACCAATTATAAAGACAAAGATATAAACAATGGGAATAAAAACTGTAGTCAGCTTTCCTGTGAGGACTTCTGCTACAAATTCATCCACCTTGTATAACTCTTcagaattatttgcattttgaaCCTTATGGCCAATGAAACTTCTTCCTTTTGGTTTGCCGGAGCCATcattctctaaaaaaaaaaaaaaaaaaaaaaaaaaagttgttacTGTTGAAGTA includes:
- the F2RL1 gene encoding proteinase-activated receptor 2 → MVARRGLCLLLFYALLGAAATAEENDGSGKPKGRSFIGHKVQNANNSEELYKVDEFVAEVLTGKLTTVFIPIVYIFVFIIGLPSNAMALWVFFFRTKKKHPAVIYMVNLALADLLFVVWFPLKISYHLNGNNWLFGEGLCKVFVGFFYGNMYCSILFMTCLSVQRYWVVVNPIVHSKKKSEIALGISIAIWILILLGTIPLYLVNQTAYISNLNITTCHDVLPENVSAHDMFSYFLSLATGLFLIPAIITAVAYILMIKTLSASIIDVSTGKKRKRAVKLIIVVLSMYLICFTPSNVLIIVHYSLLKAYSQSHLYVWYITALCLSILNSCIDPFIYYYISKDFRDNLKYALLCRSVRTTQRMQVSLSSSRYPKKSNSYSSNSSRTNKSTY